The genome window TCCGGACAGAAGAACCGGTTATACACAGAAAGCGAAGATCAACGGCCAGTCTGTGTATATACGTACAGGTGAGTATGATAATGGTCAGCTCGGAGAGATATTCATTGATATGCACCGTGAAGGAGCTACTGTACGCAGTCTGCTCAATGTTTTTGCAATCTCAATTTCACTCGGCCTCCAGCATGGTGTTCCGCTTGAAGAGTTTGTAGATGCATTTGTATTCACCCGGTTTGACCCCTCTGGTCCTGTGACCGGCAACTCAAGGATCAAATTCTCAACTTCCGTTATTGACTATATCTTCAGAGAACTCGCGGTCAACTATCTCGGCAGAAATGATCTGGCGCATGTTGACGCTGATAATGAGGACAGCAGCAGTTCCCCGAAGAACGTGGTAAAGCGGTTTGTAAGTGATTCTGAAGATGATGACCTCGAGTATTCCGGAGAAAGACTTATTGAACTTGAGAGATCTTCCGATGACGGAGGAAAATCAAGAAGCTCGATCTCTCTTGCTCCGCAGAACACGAAGAAAATTTATGTTTCTGATGAATCCGCAGGTCTGAAGTTCAAAGTTAAGCAGGCAATCGAAAGCGGATATACCGGCGATGTCTGCACCGAATGCCAGAGTATGACAATGGTAAGAAACGCAACATGTCTGAAATGCATGACCTGCGGTGCGACTACCGGCTGCAGCTAAGAACATAATAAAAGCTAAAAAGGCGGCATTTATGCCGCCTTTTTATTTTTAAACTGTACATGAACGAATCCGGACCGATCACATATGGCTTCTAAGAAGTGCGCCGGTAACAGTAAACTTGAATCGCTCCTCAATATTCCGAATCATATATTACACACTAACAAATATTTTGGAAAAAACATGACCGAACAAAACCATACAATACCTGCAGCATTACCCCGTATAGGTGAAAAAGCACCAAGTTTCAAAGCAGTTACCACCCAGGGAGACATTAACTTCCCTGAACAGTATGAAGGAAGCTGGGTTATCCTTTTCAGTCATCCGGCAGATTTCACACCGGTATGCACATCAGAATTCATGACCTTCGCAGCAATGGAAGACCAGTTCAACAAAGCCAATTGTAAACTGGTTGGCTTGTCAGTTGACGGACTCTACAGCCACATCGCATGGCTCAGAACCATTAAAGAGAAAATTGAATTCCGCGGCATGAAGAATATCGAGGTTACCTTTCCGCTTATTGAAGATATCACCATGGATGTTGCACGCAAATATGGCATGATTCAGCCGGGTGAAAGTTCAACAAAAGCCGTCAGGGCAGTCTTTATTATTGATCCAAAGGGAATCGTGAGAGCAATGATCTATTATCCGCTTAGCCTCGGGCGTAATTTTGATGAACTTTACCGCGCTCTGATCGCAATGCAAACCGCTGACGCTTTCTCAATTGCAACTCCGGCTGACTGGCAGCCAGGGGACGATGTAATAGTACCAACCGCAGGTTCATGCGGCACAGCAAAGGAAAGAATGGAAAGCAAAGATGAAATGAACTGCCAGGATTGGTTCTTCTGCACAAAACCACTGCCGAAGGAAAAAGTCTTAAGCACCATTCTGAAAAAGTAAAACCCGCATAAAAGAATTCTGCCGGTGCTATGATTAATGGCCATGCGGCATGAAAAAGTAACAGTATATCAAATAAAAAAGGGCAGTCATTTGACTGCCCTTTTTTGTTTAATACTGGACTGATGAAAACATCAGCGCTGATGCTAAAAGCTAATTGCTCAATACCCCAAGAACTCTTCTTGCTCCCATGTATTTACGGTCATAATAGTTTTCCTCCATGGAAGAAATAATCACCCCATGCTTGGAACTTGCATGGGCAAAAAGACCGTTTGCAATATATATACCCACATGTCCCGGCTTCACCCTGCGGCGCGTATCAAAGAACACCAGATCACCAAATACCAGTTCTTCCCTGTTTGCAATTATTTCTCCCTGAGTATACTGATCACGCGCTGTGCGGTGAAGCCTGATTTTGCCTGCCTGATCAAAAACATTCTGCGTGAATGCTGAACAGTCAATGCCATCTTCATCATTTCCGCCAAATTTATACGGGGTATCATGATACATGATTATTGCCATCTTGAATTCATCTTCAAGATTAAGGGCAGTGGTAGAATTGGTGGTTTTCTGATCTTTGGGAATTGAGGAAAATGCGTCTGCTATTTTATAAGCATTTTCACTCTGGAGGTAGGTAAATTCCGGGTCCTCATCATCCTCTTCAGAGGTTGTGAGGAGACTATCAGGAGTTTTTGGCTCCTGATATCTCACTTTTTCTTCAGTTTTCTTTTCTTCTTTATTCTCACCGTAACGGATTGTACTCGTTGCCGGAGCACAGCCGGTCAGTGCGTAGACCAGTGGCAGCAGCAACAGTAAAAGATAACGGTTAGTCATCTTTTATCAGCCGAGATAGGTGCGGAGATTTTTGCTGCGTGAAGCATGCCGCAGTCTTCTGATCGCCTTCTCTTTTATCTGACGGACCCGTTCTCTGGTAAGACTGAATTTTTCTCCGATTTCCTCAAGGGTAAGCGAATGCTCTTTATTCAGACCAAAATAGAGGCGGATAACCTCTGCCTCACGTTCAGTAAGAGTTGAAAGAGCTCTTTCAATTTCCATCTTGAGTGACTCACTCATCAGATTGTTATCAGGAGTCGGCTGCTGATCATTCTGTAACACGTCGAGTAGGCGGTTATCTTCTCCCTGAGCAAAAGGTGCATCCATGGAAACGTGACGGCCGGAGATTTTGAGTGTGTCAGCCACCTCATTAACATCCATATCCAGTTCCTGAGCGAGTTCGGAAGCACTTGGCTCTCTTTCATACTCCTGCTCAAGACTGCTATACGCTTTTCCGATTTTGTTGAGAGCACCAACCCGGTTAAGGGGAAGTCTTACAATTCTTGACTGTTCTGCCAATGCCTGTAAAATTGACTGCCTGATCCACCAAACCGCGTAGGAAATAAATTTAAATCCTCTGGTCTCATCAAATCTCTTTGCGGCTTTAATCAGACCAAGATTACCCTCGTTGATGAGGTCACCAAGGGACAAGCCCTGATTCTGATACTGCTTTGCAACACTTACTACAAAACGGAGATTTGCCTTGGTTAATGCTTCAAGAGCTGTCTGATCCCCTTTTTTAATTCTTATTGCTAATTCAATTTCCTGGTCGGGGGTTAACAGGCTTACTTTGCCTATTTCCTGAAGATATTTATCAAGTGACTGGCTTTCCCTGTTTGTATATTGTTTGGTTATTCTCACTTAGAGCACCTGAATTTAGTTATTGATTGAGTCAATTATTCCGACAATTGAAGCATCCACCGGGGCCATATCCACCGGAAGAGGTATTACGGCTTCGCTTGCGGTAACATAGAGGACCTTTTCCCCGGGGCCTGCACCGCTGGTATCCACTGCAATCAGCGGTTCCCCTCTTGGGTTTTCGTCAGAATCAACCGGCTGAATGAGCATCAGTTTGAATCCTTCGAGTGCGGGGTACTTTTTAGTAGCCCAGATGTTTCCGATTACTTTTGCTAAATACAATCTGTCTGAATTTCAAGATTGCAAAAATACGAAAATCGGGGGAGAATTCTGAGTCAATTTACTCTCCATTCCCTGTTTTCTTGACATCAAGACGGTCAACAATGGCCATTACTACGGCATCCACCGGCTTATTCTTCGTATTCACCGTCTGCCGTGCTGAACTGCCTGTGGCGACCAATACCACCTCACCATGTCCTGCCCCGACGCTGTCTACTGCAACTACAAAGCTGTCTTTTTCTTTATACTGCAAATCGAGCTGCCGCACAATAAGCAGTTTCGCGCCGGTGAGGCTTTCATCTTTTCTGGTTGCCCAGACGGTACCGATAATTTTTCCTAAAATCACTTAAATGACTCCTGAAACGATTAATTTAAGATCAGCAAATTCTGCTATACCCTCGGGATATTCCTCCCTGCGCAGGGTCGCAATTTTCATTTTATTTACTGATGCGGTCGCAATAAATAATGCCTGACTGCTGCTCAACCCTGAGTATGATTCTGATTCCGCCTCAAGCGCATATCTTGAGTGAACCCCCAGAACGTTCAGTCCATTCAGCAAAGTCCGCACCGCCTGTTTTTCCATTCTGTTTTCACACGCGGTAAACAATTCTGCCGCATTTATTACCGATGTAAAGCAAACATCCTTTGAAAGTAGAATTTCCAGCAGCGAAAGCGGATGTAAATATTTTTCACTGTCGTGTATTAGATGCTCAAATAAAATATCGGTATCTAATAACAGCCCTTTCATTGCAGATTTTTCAGTTTACCATTGATTTCCATCAGAGCCGTCATTACCTCAACAGGGTTTTTTTGCAGTTTAGACAGCATTTCCGGTGTAACTGTTTCAGTCTTTTTGCAATCTTTGTATAACTTGTGAAGTTCCGCTTTCCTTGTGAGAGCAGAATGAGATAATCTCATCTTCATGATCAGATAAAACTTTCACCCTGAAGTTCATTAGGTACTGAAAAAAAACTGGCAACGCTTTTACCCGCATCCGAAAAACTCTTTCTTGTACCCAGGTTTTTACCTTCTTTACCCCGGCGGTAAACCAGAAGAGGAACATACTCCCGGGAGTGATCAGTACTTGGAGTTGTCGGGTCATTTCCATGATCAGCTGTGATGATTACCATATCGCTCTCATCAGCAGCCTCAAGAATTTTAGGCAGCAGATTATCAAACTCTGTTAAAGCCAGAGAAAACCCGCGGTAGTCATTGCGATGACCGTAATAAACATCAAAATCAACAAGATTGGCGAATATGAAAGCATCCTTCTCAGACTTCATATTCTGAATGATGCGCATGACCCCCTCAGCGTTGGATTTTGTAGCAACCGCTTTATCAATACCTTTATAATTAAATAAGTCTCCGACTTTGCCTATTGAAATAGTTTTAATACCCGCGCGCTGAAGGTAATTAAACAGAGTAGCCGAAGGAGGATCCATCGAAAAATCTCTACGGTGAACAGTTCTGGTGAAGGTCCCCGGTTTTCCTATGAAGGGGCGGGCAATAACCCTTCCGACTATATCCGGAGGAACCAGTATTTCATCTCTGGTTATTTCACAGATTTTATAGAGCTCTTTCAGGGGAATAATATCCTCATGTGCGGCAATCTGAAATACTGAATCTGCCGATGTATATATAATCGGGTATCCGGTTTTCATATGCTTTTCACCCAGTTCTTTTATGATCTCGGTACCGGAAGCAGCTTTATTTCCTAAAAAACCTTTCAGCCCGGTTTTTTCAAGAAACAGGCTGGTTATCCTTTCAGGAAAACCATCCGGATAGTATGAGAAATCAAAATCAACGTGAATTCCCGCGAGTTCCCAATGCCCTGTAGTCGAATCTTTTCCTTTCGAAACCTCAGCCATCTTTCCGTATGATGCGGATGGAAATGAAACCTGCGGCACTCCCTGAATCAATTCAATATTGCCCAGTCCCAAAGATTTAAGATTAGGAATCTGCAGTCCGTGTACTTTTCGCGCGGTATTCGCAAGAGTATTGCTTCCCTCATCATGATATAAATGTGCATCCGGCAGTTCGCCGATCCCCACCCCATCAAGAATAATCAGGACACAGTTATTGATACAGAAATCCTATAGTTGTAAAACTTTATTTCCGCCGGTTTCCGAAGCTTTTTTAACCGCAAGCCGCAGCTGCTCCAGAAGTTCATCAACATCAGTTTTGTCCGTGGAATTAAGTAAACCAATTGAAACCGTAAACGTTGTGCTTCTGCTACCGGTTGAAACAGGAATCCGTGCAATCTTAACGCGAATCTTATCCGCTCTTACGGCAAGTTCCTGTTCATCATTATGCAAAAAGAACAGAGCAAAAGTGAGGTCATCAAGACGCCCGCAGAAACTTAGCGCGTCAAGTTCCTGATCAAGAGCATCAGCAAACTCCTTCATGGTATTCTTAATCACTAAGGGATCGCTTAACTCCTGACGGTTTTTACCTTCATCAATCTTGATAAGAACAAGATTTGAACGCAAATTAAGAATACTGGCTTTTTCAAGTTCCTCAGCCGCTCTTCTGCGGAAAAAAGCAGAAGAATAGACTCCGGTCTCAGGATCAAATGTAATTAGTGACTTTAAACGCTTTATCTGTCCGAAAGCATGCATTAGTATACCTAACTGTCCGGTAACTTTCTTCAGATAATCATGATCACGCTGAGTGAAAGCATTCTTTTTCATACTTTCAAAACAAAGCGCTCCGAGGACCTCACTGTGATATATTATCGGCACAGCCATAAAAGATCCGTCTAAAAGTATATCTTCACTATGAGAGAACCGCTTAAGCGAAGCCGCGTTCAGATCACCAATACGCACCTGGCTGCCTGTAAATACACATTTTCCGACTATTGTGTTGTCACGTTCAATTACTTCACCGCTTTCTATATAGGTGAACGCTTTAGGATTTACAACAGCAGATACCTTGAACTGATGTTCTTCCTGATGCCAGGTAACAAAACTGAAGCAGTCTGATTCAACAAGGATGGATGATAATGCAGCAATGGAATGATGGAGTGATTCCTCATCATCAGTATGTATATTCTGGCTGAGAAAATCCGCAAAACCCTCCGAGCGTCTGTTGGCTATGGACTCAGCATGTTTATGTGCGAACAGGTCTATCAGGACGGTTATAAGTCTTACAAACCGGCCGAGCATATACATTTGCTCTATACCAAACGCATCCGGGCTTTTGGAGTCAACGGCGAGTATTCCGATAAGATTGGAATTGTGAAATACCGGGACACCGAGGAAACTCTTTATCTTTTGCGGATGGGTATAATATCTGAAATTTTCCCTTTCGCTTATTTGCGGTATATCAGTGAGCAACCCCGGTTCCTGCTTGCTTATGATCTGCCCTAATATATCATTCTGAATCTCAAGTTTTTTCTTTTCGATTTCATGACTGACAGAAGCATATTTTTCAATAGTAAGTGTTGATTTCCGTTTATCATACCAGAAATAAATGGCAGTATGGGCCGAAAACAGTTCACGGACGATGATAAGAATCCGTTCGAGCAGGAAACTTAACTGCTGGTTAGCTGCAAGATCAACCGGGAATTCTTCAGTGGCAAGGTTACGGAATTTTTCCAGACTATGTTCCGTATCTTCATCTGAGCTGCTCAACTTATTGCCGATTGTGGTAATATTATTTTCGGTAAGTACACGGCTGGATTTTCTGACAATCGAAAATCCCTCATCCACATGGTCAAGATTAACATCCGTGTAATCCTGTACCTTTTCAGCGGGACGATTGATGATTCCGTCTGATTCGGGATTGTCAGTACCCAGCGAAGACCCGAGGGGAAGGTTTTCTTCCGGAGGTTCAGTCTGTGCTTTCTTTTCGCCATCAAGGCGGAGAAAAAGGATGACGGAAGTAATAAGGAGGACGATAAAGGTAACCGCCTTCAGGAGAAAATCCTCAAAGAGAACGAACAGTATCAGAAGTGTCGCAGCGGCTACGATCAGCAGCGCATTGCTGTATTTCATAGTTCCTTTATCAGACTGATTAATTAAGGGTTTTGAAATATAATTAAAATTCTTTAACTTTTACAGAACTGCGTGAAATTTTGAATCCTTGAAGCTATAGCTTTTTTGCCGTCAAGAGAAACTGCAGAGTACGGGTAAATTCCCTCCTGCAGGCTTAATTCCGGAAGGATAGCCCGGACCTCCCTTGCAGCCTCGGAAATCCTGTTTCGCTTAACTTTATCGCACTTTGTAAGAATTACTGCAAAATTCAGTTTTTCACCGACCAGGAAATTCCACAACTCCAAATCCAGTTTCGAAGGTTCATGTCTGGCATCAACCAGGGAAAAGATCAAACGGTTTTCATTTTTAAGCTTGAGAAAATTTTCAGTAAGCAGGGAGTACTTTTTAATATCACTCTGAGAGGCTTTGGAGTAACCATAGCCTGGCATGTCAACCAGATACACATCAGAATTGAGCCAGAAGTAATTAATGGAACGGGTTTTACCCGGGGTCGAACTGGTTTTAGCCAGACCCGGGACATTAAGAAAAGTATTGATAAAAGAAGACTTCCCCACATTTGAGCGTCCGCAGAGTATCACCTCCGGCTTCTCCTCTTTCGGGAGCTCCTTCAGGTCAAAAACCGCTTTTAAGAATTTTGCTTTCTCTGCCATAATAAAAAAAAGAGTAACCCGGATATCTCCGGATTACTCTTCCTGTTAAAGATTCAACGAAGTTTACGCGTTGGCTTCAGCCGTTTTTTCGGCTTTTTCCTGCTGTTTTTCTTTCTTCTGCTTGGATTTTTCTGCGCGTGATTCGCGGAGATCAGCAGCTCTCTGATTTGCTACTTCATTGTAGTCAACCAGTTCAATGATAGCCATCTCAGCAGCATCACCAAGGCGTCTGCCTCTTTTAATTACACGGGTGTATCCGCCCTTACGGTCTTCAACTTTTGCCGCGATTTCACCAAAGAGTTCTTTTACAACATCCTTATCCTTCAGACGGTCCATGATCAGCTTTTTGCGGTGCAGATCGCCAACCTTAGCTTTAGTAATGATAGGCTCAATAAATGAACGGAGTTCTTTCGCCTTGGCAAGGGTTGTAGTAATTCTTTTATGCTTAAGAAGAGAAACAGAGAGATTTCTCAGCAGAGCTTCTTTATGAGAAGCTGTGCGCCCTAATTTTCTTCCTTTGATATTATGATTCATTTTTCAATTCCTCAGCGTATTAATTATTGTCGGTTTCGGATTTCAGATATTTGTCAATATCCATTCCGAAATGCAGACCAAGTTTTTCAATATGTTCGGAAAGCTCAGCAAGTGACTTACGGCCGAAGTTTCTGTATTTCAGCAGTTCTGATTCTTCTCTTCTAACCAGATCACCTACACTTTTAATGCTTGCGGCCTTAAGGCAGTTATGGGCACGAACACTCAGTTCCAGCTCATCAATACTCATCAAAAGCGCTTTTTTGGTTTTCTCAACTTCCGGATCCTTTTCAGCACCTTCTTTCGGAGCTTCAGGTTCAAGATTCAGACCAGTGAAAAGGTCAAGATGTTCTTTCAGCAGTTTAGCTGACTGCGTCATTGCATCCTGCGGGGAAATACTTCCGTCAGTGGTTACATCAATGGTGAGTTTTTCGAAATCATTTCTGTCTCCGATTCTCACGTTTTCGATATCATAACGGACATTCTTAATCGGAGTGAAAATTGCGTCTATTGCAATAACTCCGATTCCGAATTCCACATATTTTGCTTCACTATTCTTAATCTCTACTGCCGGAACGTAACCTCTGCCCTGACCAAGAATCAGCTCGATGCTGAATTTAGCCACGCTGTTAAGCGTTGCTATATGGAGTTCAGGATTCAGTACTTCAACATCTGATGTATATTTCGCAAGATCACCCGCTACAAATTCACCTTCGCCATTAAAAGAAATTTCAATGCGGCCTGGTTTCTTGGTAAGAGCTTTTAATC of Ignavibacteriales bacterium contains these proteins:
- a CDS encoding C40 family peptidase produces the protein MTNRYLLLLLLPLVYALTGCAPATSTIRYGENKEEKKTEEKVRYQEPKTPDSLLTTSEEDDEDPEFTYLQSENAYKIADAFSSIPKDQKTTNSTTALNLEDEFKMAIIMYHDTPYKFGGNDEDGIDCSAFTQNVFDQAGKIRLHRTARDQYTQGEIIANREELVFGDLVFFDTRRRVKPGHVGIYIANGLFAHASSKHGVIISSMEENYYDRKYMGARRVLGVLSN
- a CDS encoding peroxiredoxin, producing the protein MTEQNHTIPAALPRIGEKAPSFKAVTTQGDINFPEQYEGSWVILFSHPADFTPVCTSEFMTFAAMEDQFNKANCKLVGLSVDGLYSHIAWLRTIKEKIEFRGMKNIEVTFPLIEDITMDVARKYGMIQPGESSTKAVRAVFIIDPKGIVRAMIYYPLSLGRNFDELYRALIAMQTADAFSIATPADWQPGDDVIVPTAGSCGTAKERMESKDEMNCQDWFFCTKPLPKEKVLSTILKK
- a CDS encoding YihA family ribosome biogenesis GTP-binding protein, whose translation is MAEKAKFLKAVFDLKELPKEEKPEVILCGRSNVGKSSFINTFLNVPGLAKTSSTPGKTRSINYFWLNSDVYLVDMPGYGYSKASQSDIKKYSLLTENFLKLKNENRLIFSLVDARHEPSKLDLELWNFLVGEKLNFAVILTKCDKVKRNRISEAAREVRAILPELSLQEGIYPYSAVSLDGKKAIASRIQNFTQFCKS
- the rplQ gene encoding 50S ribosomal protein L17, producing MNHNIKGRKLGRTASHKEALLRNLSVSLLKHKRITTTLAKAKELRSFIEPIITKAKVGDLHRKKLIMDRLKDKDVVKELFGEIAAKVEDRKGGYTRVIKRGRRLGDAAEMAIIELVDYNEVANQRAADLRESRAEKSKQKKEKQQEKAEKTAEANA
- a CDS encoding GAF domain-containing protein gives rise to the protein MKYSNALLIVAAATLLILFVLFEDFLLKAVTFIVLLITSVILFLRLDGEKKAQTEPPEENLPLGSSLGTDNPESDGIINRPAEKVQDYTDVNLDHVDEGFSIVRKSSRVLTENNITTIGNKLSSSDEDTEHSLEKFRNLATEEFPVDLAANQQLSFLLERILIIVRELFSAHTAIYFWYDKRKSTLTIEKYASVSHEIEKKKLEIQNDILGQIISKQEPGLLTDIPQISERENFRYYTHPQKIKSFLGVPVFHNSNLIGILAVDSKSPDAFGIEQMYMLGRFVRLITVLIDLFAHKHAESIANRRSEGFADFLSQNIHTDDEESLHHSIAALSSILVESDCFSFVTWHQEEHQFKVSAVVNPKAFTYIESGEVIERDNTIVGKCVFTGSQVRIGDLNAASLKRFSHSEDILLDGSFMAVPIIYHSEVLGALCFESMKKNAFTQRDHDYLKKVTGQLGILMHAFGQIKRLKSLITFDPETGVYSSAFFRRRAAEELEKASILNLRSNLVLIKIDEGKNRQELSDPLVIKNTMKEFADALDQELDALSFCGRLDDLTFALFFLHNDEQELAVRADKIRVKIARIPVSTGSRSTTFTVSIGLLNSTDKTDVDELLEQLRLAVKKASETGGNKVLQL
- a CDS encoding EutN/CcmL family microcompartment protein, coding for MYLAKVIGNIWATKKYPALEGFKLMLIQPVDSDENPRGEPLIAVDTSGAGPGEKVLYVTASEAVIPLPVDMAPVDASIVGIIDSINN
- a CDS encoding DNA-directed RNA polymerase subunit alpha; translation: MNQIKLRMPEAVILDESTKSDTFGRFTLQPLERGYGATLGNSLRRVLLSSLPGTAIIGIKISDVLHEFTTIPGVVEDVTEIILNLKQIRLKALTKKPGRIEISFNGEGEFVAGDLAKYTSDVEVLNPELHIATLNSVAKFSIELILGQGRGYVPAVEIKNSEAKYVEFGIGVIAIDAIFTPIKNVRYDIENVRIGDRNDFEKLTIDVTTDGSISPQDAMTQSAKLLKEHLDLFTGLNLEPEAPKEGAEKDPEVEKTKKALLMSIDELELSVRAHNCLKAASIKSVGDLVRREESELLKYRNFGRKSLAELSEHIEKLGLHFGMDIDKYLKSETDNN
- a CDS encoding phosphopentomutase, whose amino-acid sequence is MNNCVLIILDGVGIGELPDAHLYHDEGSNTLANTARKVHGLQIPNLKSLGLGNIELIQGVPQVSFPSASYGKMAEVSKGKDSTTGHWELAGIHVDFDFSYYPDGFPERITSLFLEKTGLKGFLGNKAASGTEIIKELGEKHMKTGYPIIYTSADSVFQIAAHEDIIPLKELYKICEITRDEILVPPDIVGRVIARPFIGKPGTFTRTVHRRDFSMDPPSATLFNYLQRAGIKTISIGKVGDLFNYKGIDKAVATKSNAEGVMRIIQNMKSEKDAFIFANLVDFDVYYGHRNDYRGFSLALTEFDNLLPKILEAADESDMVIITADHGNDPTTPSTDHSREYVPLLVYRRGKEGKNLGTRKSFSDAGKSVASFFSVPNELQGESFI
- a CDS encoding PIN domain-containing protein translates to MKGLLLDTDILFEHLIHDSEKYLHPLSLLEILLSKDVCFTSVINAAELFTACENRMEKQAVRTLLNGLNVLGVHSRYALEAESESYSGLSSSQALFIATASVNKMKIATLRREEYPEGIAEFADLKLIVSGVI
- a CDS encoding sigma-70 family RNA polymerase sigma factor; this encodes MRITKQYTNRESQSLDKYLQEIGKVSLLTPDQEIELAIRIKKGDQTALEALTKANLRFVVSVAKQYQNQGLSLGDLINEGNLGLIKAAKRFDETRGFKFISYAVWWIRQSILQALAEQSRIVRLPLNRVGALNKIGKAYSSLEQEYEREPSASELAQELDMDVNEVADTLKISGRHVSMDAPFAQGEDNRLLDVLQNDQQPTPDNNLMSESLKMEIERALSTLTEREAEVIRLYFGLNKEHSLTLEEIGEKFSLTRERVRQIKEKAIRRLRHASRSKNLRTYLG
- a CDS encoding EutN/CcmL family microcompartment protein, giving the protein MILGKIIGTVWATRKDESLTGAKLLIVRQLDLQYKEKDSFVVAVDSVGAGHGEVVLVATGSSARQTVNTKNKPVDAVVMAIVDRLDVKKTGNGE